Within the Deltaproteobacteria bacterium genome, the region CCACCGATGCGATTTCCATCAGCTTCGCTTTCAGGCGTTGAGCCAAAAACGCGCCTCCCGTCCGGATACCCACCAGCACGAAGTTGTCCAGATTCTCGGACCGATGAA harbors:
- a CDS encoding bifunctional pyr operon transcriptional regulator/uracil phosphoribosyltransferase (regulates pyrimidine biosynthesis by binding to the mRNA of the pyr genes, also has been shown to have uracil phosphoribosyltransferase activity) produces the protein MEEIILTEQEIRDLIHELAVEIHRSENLDNFVLVGIRTGGAFLAQRLKAKLMEIASV